The nucleotide sequence CCCGACATGTGTAATGCGTCCCGGACCATTTCCGAAGAAGATCAGGTCTCCCGGTTGCAGGCGATCGAGAGCGATCCGAGATCCGGCGTTGTACTGGGTTTGCGCTGTCCGCGGCAGGTCGATCCCAGCTGCGGCGTAGACCGCCTTGGTCAGGCCGGAGCAGTCGAATCCGCGGTCACCGTTGGCGGGACCGTCACCACCCCAGACGTACGGCAAACCCAACTGATCGCAAGCGAATTCGATCGCGGCTTGGACCGTCCTGTTGGGCGCACGTACCGCGCCGCAGTTGTATTTCTGCGCTTGGTCGAGAACCTTTCGCACGTACCACTCGGCGTGGTTGTAGGCGAAGATCGCGGCGTGCAGGTCCCGGCCGTCGCGGGCGCCGGAATCGCAGAGGTAGGCCGCGGCGGCGTAGATCGCGTCGTGCGGGTTGTACCGCGAGGGCGGGTGCGCGCCGCCGGGCGGGATCGGGTGGCGGGCGACGACGCTGTCGAAGGTGGACTGCAGGAACTGCATCGGGCCGCCGGCTTTGGCGCTGTTCTCCCCGCTGTGCACGCCAGGCAGCGGGGAGCGGCCGTGGTCGGTTTCGATCTTGCCGATGGCGGCGGGGATCGACCAGTCGAGCCCGGGGCAGGTCTGGGCGGCTTGGCGGTAGAGGGCGAGGTAGTCGGGCGGGATGTCGGCCACCGCACCGTCGCCGGGAGCGGAGGCCGAGCTGGTGTCGCCGGCTCCGGTGAGCGTGGTGAGCAGAACGACGACGATCATGACGCAGATCGCGGGCGGCCCGAAGAGCAGCAACACGGCCAGGCACCCCCAGCGCCCGGGATGCTCACGGACCTGGTCCCGCGCGATCTCGGCGGCGCGCAGGGCGATCAGCGGGTTCATCGTCGGTCTCCGGAGTTGCCGAGCCGGTCGCGCAACCGCTGCGCCCACGGAACGGGTGGCGGCAGTATCGCCGGCGGCAGGGGCGTCTCCGCCTGCTGCGCCGGTGGCTTCGGGAGGACCCCGCGACCGCGGGCTACGGCGGCGAGGTCGGTGCCGGTGAACTCCGGTGTCCGGCCGGTGGCCGGTGGCCTCGCCCCGGTGAGCTCGGCCTCCCGGTATGTCGAAGGGCTTGGCTTCTGCCGGTCCGTTCGGTCGCTGAGTGCGGTGAGCACGGTGGTGGCCGCGTGCCACGCCGGTACTGCGCCGGTCGCCGTACCGAGGTTGCCGGCGTAGGCGGCGGTGTAGGTCTTCGCGGCGTCGGCGCGACGCACCAACGCGGCTTTGGCGACACCGGCCTTCGCGGTGAGCGCCGTCTGCGCGCGTTGCGCGGCTTGCGGCCACGAGACCGGCGCCCCGACGGTGTACTTGAGTGCCTTCCCGCCAGCCTGCCCACCGGCGCGGCCCGCGGTGACCAGCCGCTCCTTCAGGCGTCCAACCGGCGCGAAAGTCTCCGCGAACGCCGACGTCCCGGCCTTGACCGTCCGGGCCAGCCGATCCGGACCGGCCGGAACGATCGGTGTCGGCAACGCCTTCGGGGCACGCCGGGGTCGGCCCAGGCGTTGCAGCCGGGAGCTGACCTGGCCCCGGACACGCTGAAGGTTCGCGGCGAGGCGTTTGCGGAAGAGGAAGCCGGAGAACACGACGAGGTCGATGACGGCGAACCGGACGAGCTGCGGGCCGAGGTCGGCCAGCATGAGCGTCCGGAGCAGCACGGTCATGACGGCGAGGAAGGCCATGCCGGCCAGGAGCTTGGCGATGGTGGTGGCGATGGAGCTGACCCGGTAGGCGAGCTGGTGCTGCATCGAGGGCACCAGCGCGGCGACCAGCGCGAGCGCGAGCAGCAGCCCTTCGAACAGCAGCAGGTACGGGGCGAGGACCTGGACGGTGTTCAGGCAGATCACCAGGATCGCGAACAGGAGCATCGCGATCGCGTACAGCCAGGCTCCGAGGGCACGGTCGCCGTCGGCGACCTCGTTGTACTTGCCGTAGTCGCCAGGGCAGCCGTCGAGCTCGCGGGCCGGGGTGCTGTCGTCCTTGCCCGACCAGGGCCCGTCGTCGAGGACCTTCTTGACCGAGTACTGGCAAGCCCCGGAAATGCCGTTGACGCGGCTGATCGGGGTGCCGTAGTTGAGCGTCTCCCACGGAGTGACCAGCAGGTTGTCGATGAACGCCTGGCCGATCGGCGCGGCTGGGTTGCCGGTGCCGCCGGGCTGCTGGCCCATGATGACGCTGGAGACGTCGGTGCCGAGATCGCGGCTGAGCGAGAGGACACCGTCGTTTCCGATGAGGACGTCGACGGGGTGGGTGAGGATCGCGATGGCAAGGACGTTGACCGCGATGGTGGACGCGGTTTCCCGCCAAGCCCGGGTGGTCAGTCCGCGGGCGAACAGCAGTCCGAGATAGCAGGTGGCGATGAGCAGCGCGATCTCGCGCAGCTTCAGCTCGCCGATGACCGAGGTCCGCCAGATGCCCTCGAGGTCGCGGGCCGGTGTTTTGATCCAGTCGAAGACCTGGGTGGAAGAGGCCCATTCGGTGAACCAGACCGAGAACCCGACCGCGTACTTGCCGGCGGCGAAGCCGATGTTGCCCAGCCACAGCCAGATCGCCGGCATCGGATTGTCGAGTAGCGAGGGCAGGTTCGCGAAGAGGTCGTAGTTGTGCAGGTCGCGGCCGTAGCCGTCGTCGATGCTGAAGATGCCACCGAGGTGGACGTGGTGCCCGGGGTCGTCCTGCAGGGGCAGCGGAGGTGCGGCTGGATCAGGTTTCGGCGGTGGCGGCTGGTTGCCGGGGATCCACAGGCAGGTCGGGTAGGGCTCGCACGGATTCTGCGTGTGTGGTGTCGTCGGTAACGGTGGCGGATTGGTGGGGTTCGGCGGTAATGGCAGTGTCTGGCCGCGCGCGGCTTGCGGCGTCAGCAGTCCGATAAGGACGACGACTGCGGAGATCGCGAGTGCGCGGGTTCCGCCGGTCCTCAGTCTCATCACGGCCTCCTGCCCGGGTGTCCCTGTGAGACACGGCTCCGGAGGACGACCTTCAATGCGCCCGATGGCCCCGCGAGACGTCAGGTGTGGTCAGGACGGCGTCCGGCAGCGTGCGGTAGGGCTGGGTCAGGACCTTGACCTTGCCGATCCGTCCACTGTGGTCACGCACGAGAAATTCGCCCGCCCGCGCGCGTCGCTCCTCCTCGCCGCCGGCGGGGTTCAGCGGTGAGAGGTCCTTGGTGACCACCTCGTGGTAGCGGGCGTCGGCGGGGTCGACGCCGAGCCAGGCCAAGCCGCTGCGGGCGAGGCCGTCGTCGCGGTGGCGGCCGAGGAACCGCACTGCGATCAGGCCGCGCAAGACGTCGTCGCCGAGGTCTTGCGGTGCGTGGGAACCGAAGGCGGCGTCGGCGCCGTGTTTGCGGCCGTCGCGGACGAACTCCAGGGCGATCTGCTGGCCTTCGGGGGTGCCGGTGACGTTGTAGGCCTCGTCGCAGATGAACTCGCCCCACCGCCCCGGACTGAAACAGATCTCCTTCGCGATCGCGGCGATGAGCAGGTGGAAGGCGCGGCCGAAGAGCTTGCGCGGCGGGATCCGGGCGGCCATCCGCTCGTTGCTCATCTCCAGCGCGCTGGGCAGCGGGATCTCGTTGGTGCAGAACACGACCATGTCCGCGCCGAACAAGTCGACCGGGGCGAGGTCGGGGTCGAAGATCGGGCGGGTGATCGGGTCGCGCCGCAGCCGCTCGAGCCGGTCCGCCAGCGCACGGGCGGCCGGGTCGCGGGCGCCGTGCTTGCGGAGTGTGTCGACAAGTCGGTTGCTGGAGGTGTCCGTGCGGCCGCTGACGTCGTCGAGGCCGCGGCCGAGAGCGTCCCGTTCGGCGGAGTTGGACTCGAGGTCGAGCCAGGAGGCGAAGAAGGTCTCGGCGATGCCGGTGCTGGATTTGCCGGCGGTGCGGAAGACCCGTAGCGGGTCGCAGGAGTGCCGTAGCTCGGCTGCGGCGGGCCGGTCGTCGAGGCTGGGGTCGATGATGTCGACGATCTGCGCGTTGCCGGGCAGCGCGGCGGCGACGGGTGCCCATTCGCGGCTGCGGGTCCGGTCGATGACGATCACCCGCCCGTCGAGCATCAACCGGACGACCGCGGCGACGTTCTTCAGGATCACCGACTTCCCGGCGCCGAGCTCGCCGATGACGGCGATCCCGCCGGAGGAGTCGTGGGTCGGTCCGTAGGTCGGGTCGAGCAGGAACGGGGTGATCGCGCCGCCGTCGATGGTCAGCCCGAACAGGGCGCCGGTGGGGTCGCCGAAGTCGGTCGCCGAGACCGGCAGCAGCATCGCGGCATCGGTGGCGAGGAGGTTCTGGCTGCACTCGCGCACCACCATCGGCGTCCGGCTCCCCGGCAGCATCGCTTGATACAGCTGCCGCTGCCCCCCGAGCGGGCGTTCCCAGCGATACTCGCCGCCGAGGAACGCCTGTCGCAGCGCTTTGGCGCGGGCGTCCGCGTCGCGGGCGGTGGGGCCCCAGACGCAGGCGACGACGCCGACTTCGAGGTCGATCTCGGTGGAGCTGGCGCCGAGGCGGGCGTTCTTGTGCTGGATCTCCTCCTGCGCCGAGATCACGTCCGCCGGGACGCCGGCGGTGTCGCCGGCGTGCTCCTCGTCCTGGCTCATCAGGTCCCGGGTCCGGCGCCGGTTGGCGGCGCGGGCGTCCTCGTTCGAGCGGGCGGCGATCCGTAGCGCGTAGTCGACCCCGAAGCCGATGTCGGCCAGCCGGGCCAGGATCTCGTGCCCGGGGAAGGTGAACGCCCGCGGCATCTCCGCCAGCACGAGGAAGGCTTGGTAGCTGGCGAGCGTGCCATCGTCGTGCGGGGTCACGCACTTGACGAACCGGCGGTTCAGCAGCCCCAGCGGTCCCCAGCCCTGTCGGTCCTCGGACGCGTCCGTCCGGCCACTTTCGTCGAACACGCAACTGCGCAGCGTCATCAGCTGGGCGCGTCCGCTCCCCCGCCGCACGGCGAGGCCGGTGTTGTGGACGGAGTTGGCGTGGTCGAGCTGGGGTTCGTTGACCCCGCGGACGGGGGCGCGGGCGAGCCACCACAGCAGTTCCGCCTCCGTCGCCGGCCGGAACGGGACCGCGCCGCCGAGCTCCTGGGCCGCGACCCGCGCCCGCTCTCGTCCAGCCGCCACCGCAGTCGCCGATGAGGGCCGGGCGGGTATGCCGAGCAGTTCCCCGAGCGCGGCGGCCGTGGCGCGGGCCGTCGTCTGCGCGGTTTCCTTCCAGCCGTGGCCGGTGAGGGGTTTGGCGAGCCAGAAGCTGCGACCGAGTACGTCGAGGTGCTCGAGCTGGTCCCAGGCGTTGTGGACGGTCTCCGCCCAGTGAGGGTTGGCGTCCAGATCGATCCCGTCGAGGCAGCGCTGGACGATCGCGTGCGGCTGGAGCTGCTCGCACAGCGACGCGATCATCACCTCGTCCCGGAGCGACTTCATCAGCGTCACCGTGCGGTCATACAGCTCCCGCAGCTGCCGGCCGGTGGAGCGGGCGCTCTCGTGCGGCAGCACCCGCCACACCGCCCACACCGACCCGTCGACGCAGAACAGCAGGTTGCCCGCCACGTCGGTCACCGGAGACTCCATCACCGCTCCCGAGCCTGGGCCAGCACCTGCTGCAGCGACGACACCGGCACCGCCGGCTCCTCGACCTCGTCGGCCAGATGCACGTACAGCCAGCCGCGGCTGCGCTCCGACCACGCGGGCCGGAACGGACGGCGGCCGAGCATCCCGGCCTGCGGCGCGAGCAGATGGGCTGCGAGCCCGGCGAGCCAGCTGAGCGGGGTCCGGGCCTCGATCCGGGCGCGGCGGAGGAACACCGCCGACAGGGGCAGCCCCCAGCGCGCGGGGCCGAGCCAGTCCAGCAGCGGCAGCTTCCACACCACCACCACCAGAACGAGGAACAGGGTGCCCTGGGTGACGGTGTAGGGGCCGCCGGGTAGGTAGCCGCCGTCGCGGCCGGGCATCCGTCCGAACATTCGCGGGAACCGCCGAGACCGGGTGTAGGAGCGGCCGACCAGGAGCTCGCCGCGGCTCTTCGGCGCGGTCAATGGGTGAACCAGGCGCCGAACATGCCGGCGACCGCGTCGAGGTTGAGCAGGATGCCGAGGAAGATCGCCGCGATCACGCCGTACTTGATCGCCCGGGTGAAGTTCCCGCGAGTGCCGATCAGCAGCCCGATCCCGCCCACGATCGCGGCCAGCAGGATCAGTCTGCGGACGGACTGGTCACCCCAAGCCAGGTTGGTGTCGATCCAGGACTTCACGTCTGCGGCGAGCACGATCATCGGGTTCTCCTCGGCCTTAGCGGCCCGCGGTCAGCGGCGCCGAATCGATGCGGTTGATCTCCCACCGGCCGGCTCGCGCGACCAGGGTCAGCGCGTAGTCGACCGGGGTGTTCTGGCCGGTGGCGTCCCATCCCCAGGCGTGGGTGAAGCTGTGGATAACCGTCCCGTCGACCGGCCTCGCGGCCTGACCGGGCTCGAACTTCTCGTGCGTGCGCACCTCGGCGACCTGCACCGCGGTGTACGGCGCCGGCCGCGGCAGGGCAAGGCTTGCCCCGGGGCTGACAAACCGGTCCAGCTGCCCTTGCCCCGCCAGGTAAGCGGTCAGAAACCCGGTGACTGACTGCCCGACCGGCCCGCCCGAATCCGCGACCTCGTCGTAAGCGAGCACTGCAGCGCCACCGGTACTTGGGCAGGCCACCGGCGAGGGGAGGGCCGCGGCGGCGTAGGCGGCGTCGGTGCTGGTCATGGCGACCTGGGCGC is from Amycolatopsis mediterranei and encodes:
- a CDS encoding NlpC/P60 family protein, with protein sequence MNPLIALRAAEIARDQVREHPGRWGCLAVLLLFGPPAICVMIVVVLLTTLTGAGDTSSASAPGDGAVADIPPDYLALYRQAAQTCPGLDWSIPAAIGKIETDHGRSPLPGVHSGENSAKAGGPMQFLQSTFDSVVARHPIPPGGAHPPSRYNPHDAIYAAAAYLCDSGARDGRDLHAAIFAYNHAEWYVRKVLDQAQKYNCGAVRAPNRTVQAAIEFACDQLGLPYVWGGDGPANGDRGFDCSGLTKAVYAAAGIDLPRTAQTQYNAGSRIALDRLQPGDLIFFGNGPGRITHVGLALSGSSMINAPDFGTPVRVDAIGKAFGAARPAGSR
- a CDS encoding ATP-binding protein, translated to MTDVAGNLLFCVDGSVWAVWRVLPHESARSTGRQLRELYDRTVTLMKSLRDEVMIASLCEQLQPHAIVQRCLDGIDLDANPHWAETVHNAWDQLEHLDVLGRSFWLAKPLTGHGWKETAQTTARATAAALGELLGIPARPSSATAVAAGRERARVAAQELGGAVPFRPATEAELLWWLARAPVRGVNEPQLDHANSVHNTGLAVRRGSGRAQLMTLRSCVFDESGRTDASEDRQGWGPLGLLNRRFVKCVTPHDDGTLASYQAFLVLAEMPRAFTFPGHEILARLADIGFGVDYALRIAARSNEDARAANRRRTRDLMSQDEEHAGDTAGVPADVISAQEEIQHKNARLGASSTEIDLEVGVVACVWGPTARDADARAKALRQAFLGGEYRWERPLGGQRQLYQAMLPGSRTPMVVRECSQNLLATDAAMLLPVSATDFGDPTGALFGLTIDGGAITPFLLDPTYGPTHDSSGGIAVIGELGAGKSVILKNVAAVVRLMLDGRVIVIDRTRSREWAPVAAALPGNAQIVDIIDPSLDDRPAAAELRHSCDPLRVFRTAGKSSTGIAETFFASWLDLESNSAERDALGRGLDDVSGRTDTSSNRLVDTLRKHGARDPAARALADRLERLRRDPITRPIFDPDLAPVDLFGADMVVFCTNEIPLPSALEMSNERMAARIPPRKLFGRAFHLLIAAIAKEICFSPGRWGEFICDEAYNVTGTPEGQQIALEFVRDGRKHGADAAFGSHAPQDLGDDVLRGLIAVRFLGRHRDDGLARSGLAWLGVDPADARYHEVVTKDLSPLNPAGGEEERRARAGEFLVRDHSGRIGKVKVLTQPYRTLPDAVLTTPDVSRGHRAH
- a CDS encoding conjugal transfer protein, with translation MIRRRGRGGSSPLVTLLPDADVEPALRGVTRRAGRWVAWLAVLASPLLTIAGLVVLQPAGAPLMRDDGAPAPSVTPAGWAEMYVRAWLTASRDDPAGLETFYPGGVKSQRAVGTQVPIDTAVISAVSPTPGVWSVVVVADVLVLQPDGKRRATLLCAQVAMTSTDAAYAAAALPSPVACPSTGGAAVLAYDEVADSGGPVGQSVTGFLTAYLAGQGQLDRFVSPGASLALPRPAPYTAVQVAEVRTHEKFEPGQAARPVDGTVIHSFTHAWGWDATGQNTPVDYALTLVARAGRWEINRIDSAPLTAGR